CTGAGCACCGCGCAGGTGGGTCCGGAGGCGGAGACCCAGGGGCCCGGCTGGGGCTTCGGCTTCGTGGGGGCGGTGCTCGTCGACCCGGCGAAGACGCGGAGCCCGCAGTCGGCGGGGACGTACCAGTGGGGCGGAGCCTACGGCCACAACTGGTTCGTGGATCCGCGGCGCGGCCTGACGGTCGTGGCACTCACCAATACGGCATTCGAGGGGATGTCGGGAGCCTTCACCATCGCCGTCCGCGACGCCGTCTACGGCGCCAGCAATTGAGCGGCAGTCGCGTCATGGCCATGTCCGATGCCATTTTCGCCACGAATGAGAAACAGTTGCATGTCTGATGATTGCATTGCATACCCATACACTTCGGTTTCAAAGTGTCCAGGCGCGTCCGTGCGCCTGACATAGAGAGGTGTGAAGTTGCATTTGCGTGCCATCCATTGGGTTCTTCTCTCGGCGATTCTCTTCCTCGCGGGCACGCCGTTGCCGGCCAGCGCCCTCACCTTCTCGAACCGGGGCGCCCAGGTCGGGCCGAGAGATGTCTCCACGGGACAGAGCGTCAGCTTCGTCATCGGCATGCAGTCACCGGAAGCCGTGTCGAACGTCACCCTCACTTTCGAGGTCCGGCCGTACACGACCGCGGGTGGCATCTCTCCATCCGCGGTGCACAGGCAGGTGGTGACGGGGCAGAACTTCAGCGCCGGGGAGACGAAGCAGTACACCTGGGGCTACACGATTCCCCCCAACCTCGTCACCGGTGACTACCTCTGGATGACGAAGGCGACCAACGCCGCGGGCACCGTCATCTACTTCGAGGCCGGGAGGATCGTGGACAACTACACGTTCCACGTGAACGGCGTACCCGCCCAGCGCTACCGGCGGGGCATCAACCTCATGGACCTGGGCAATGCCGGCGGCGTGCTGCCTGGAACCTACGGGAGCACGTACTCGAAGCCGTCCCTCGAGTCCCTGCGGTACCTGAAGAGCCGCGGCCACGACGTGGTGCGCATCCCCTTCATCTGGGAGCGCATCCAGCCCGTCCTGGGCCAGGGGTTGAACACGGCCTACACGAACCTGCTGCTGCAGACGCTTCGCGACGCGAACACGGCGGGCCTCAAGGTCATCGTCGACATGCACAACTATGGCCGCTACAGGTCCGGCGGGGTGACGCGGACCTTCGGGGAGACGGGAGGGCCCACCAAGGAGCAGTACGCGTATGCCTGGCGCCTGATAGCCTCCGCCATCAAGGCGGACGCCGCGGCGTACTCGGCCGTCTACGCGTACGACATCATGAACGAGCCCCACGACCTGGCCGCCGTCGAGGGGACGCTGTCGGGTGCCATTTCCATCTCGAGCTTCGAGGCGGGTCTGGATGGCTGGGTCGCCCAGAGCACCGAGGGCGTCGTCCGGGAGATCCGCAACAGCCAGGGCTCGATGAAGATCACCGGCCCCGCCGCGACGGGGGACTACAAGATCTTCGGCGCGCGGCTGTACTCGAGCACGAAGTCCACCAGCAGCGCCAACGGGAAGACCTTCCAGGCGAAGGTCTTCGTGCCCACGACGACGCCCGGCTCGGTCCGCGCCCGCATGGTGATGTCCTCCATGGACTGGTCGACGAACTACTTCAGTGACGAGTTCCCCATCACCAAGGGCATCGAGAACCGGGTGTACTTCAATCCCGACCCGACGCTGTGGGCCAGCTACAAGGTCATTGGCATCCAGTTCATCGTGGATGGAACGGATGGCAGCGCCCCGCATGTCTTCTACGTCGACCAGGTGAGCCAGGGCACCCGGACCGGCGAAATCAAGCCCGCGCGGCAGTGGGAGCTCTACTCGCAGGAGGTGGTGAACACGCTCCGCAACACGAACAACGACAGCATGCTCATCATGGTGGAGGGCTATTCGTGGAGCTCGGCGGAGGATTGGCCGAAGAACCACCCGAGCAAGTGGATTACCGACAGCTACAACAACACCCTGTATCACGCGCACATCTACATGGACGTCCTCGAAACCCCCGAGGTCCCCGGGGACGGCGGCGGGAAGTACCTGTCCCATCACGACGTGTATCTGGCGGAGGCCAGACGCAAGGGCCATGCGTCGGTGGGCGCGTACACCGTGGCGCGGGTGAAACCCTTCACGGACTGGGTGGCGGCCCAGGGCACCCGGGGCTTCATCGGTGAGTACGGCTGGCCCAGCACGCAGATGCACCCCAATGACCAGGGCGCCTGGGAAGCGGACGGTGAGGTGTTCCTCAGCTACCTGGACAGCATCGGCATGGGCGCGACGATGTGGGCCTCCGGGAGCTGGGAGAAGCTGCCCGCCTGCAACATCCTCAATGCCTACGAGCTGGAGCCGGTGTTCCAGCCGCTGTCGCAGGCCGCCGTCATCGAGCGGCACCGCGGCAATCCCTGAGCGGAGTCTCGCGCTCCTCAGCCGATGAGCGATGGCCAGTTGCGGCCGACCCAGGCGCGGTGCCCGGCGTCGGCTCGCCACTGGCCGTCCTCGCGATCGATCCGGTGTGAGCCGGCGAGCAGCGGTTCCAGCGCGGAGAGCATGCGCTCGGCGAAGGGCGTGTCGTGCACGACGAGCATCGCCTCGCTCTCCCAATAGGCCGCGGTGACGTCCAGGTTGGCGCTCCCCAACGCGACCGCGGCCGTGTCGCAGACCAGGAGCTTGGCGTGCACGTGCGGGAAGACCCGCTCCAGCTCGGGCTCCCAGGCTGGCGCCGGAGGCATCGCGAACTCGTAGGCCACTCCGCCCGCGGCGATCACCTCGTCGAGGCGGCTGCGGACGTACCAGTCCGCCACCTCGCGAAGGGCTCCACCGGGGAAGTGGATTCCCTGGCCGTAGTGGGGGCGGACACTGCCGAAGAGGACCTCGACGCGCACACCACGCTGGAGCGCGGCGACCAGCGCGTCGCGCAGCTCCAGGAGGAGCGGGAAGGTGTTCACGATGACCAGCCGCGACCGCGCATGGCGGATGAGCGCGAGCTGGGTGTCCAGCGTGTGGGTGTCCGTGAGGCCCTCGTGCAGGACGAGCCGTGCGGACAGGGTCCCCACCGGCGTGGCGGAGGGCACCGGATAGGGCTGGCCCCCCGCGCGCGTCCACTCGGCCAGGAAGGCGCTTTCGAGGACCGGGACCAGCGGGCCGGCGAGCCGCGCGCCGCAGTCGAGCCAGGGCACCTCGCGGTAGCTCGAGGTTCTCCGCAGGGGCACCTCGTCGAAGCCCGTGTAGTAGGGCGCGCCCATGTTGCGGCCCGAAATGAAGGCCCGCTCCGTGTCGATCAGGGTGACCTTCCGGTGGTTGCGCTGCTTCAGCTCGGCGAGGCTCGGCATCCCCGTCAGGGGCGCGATGGCACGCACCTCGATGTTGGGCGTCTCGGACAGGGCGACGAGGGCCGGGTTCATGGCGCCGAAGGAGCCGTATCCGCTGTAGAGCGCGTCGGCGAGCAGGCGCACGCGCACGCCCCGACTCGCCGCCCGCTTCAACGCCTCGGTGAAACGCGCGGTGACGGCGTCGTCCTCGACGATGTAGCACTGCCAGTGGACGCTGCTCCGGGCGCTCTCGATGGCGGCGATCACCGACTCGCGCGCCCGGGCATTGTCGAGCTCGAAGTCGATGGCATGTCCCCCGAGGCAGACACCGCCCCCGGCCAGGGCCAGCTCGCGGAAGAAGGGGGAGGGCTCCTCCGGCACCGGCAGCGGTTCCGGCACGGGGCCACCTGGCAGGAGCAGCAGCTCGTCCGGGGTCAGCGTCCGGATGAAGGGGCTGCGGGGTTTGTGCTCGTCCCTAGTGACTACCGCGATGATGCGGGCGCCGCCGGCCACGAGGCGCGTGGCCACACGCAGCAGGCGCTGGGCATCGACCTGGCGCGGGACATCCTCGGCGCGTGCGTCATCGAGCCACGCACTGGCATCGAGCAGCAGGGGCCTCCCCAGGCCCGGCAGGCTCCTGCGCAGGCGCTCGCGGTGCATGTCGAGCGGCTCGCTGTCGCGCAGGCGGACGAAGACGAGGTGTGCCACCTCACCCATCATCGAGAAGGCGGCCTCGAGCGGGGCCCGGTCGAGAGCGCTGTCGAGGAGCAGCAGGGGCCGCTCGGGGGCGACCACGTGGCATGGCGCGAGGTCCCTGGCGGCGTCGCCCGTGAAGGCGAAGGCGAGGGCCCGCTCTCCGCGGACGTGGGAGAACCAGGAGGACGGGAGGGCCGCGGTGCCGCCCTGGTGCCGTGCCGCACCCAGGGGCGCGCCGCCCTCGAAGACCCTCAGCTCACCCGGCTCCGGCACCGAGACGTTCGACAGGAACCCGACGCCCTCGACCGCGAACCGGGGTTCCAGACCCGGCAGGACCAGTGAGTCCGATACGGCGTAGCGCTCCTCGATGAGCGAGGAGGCGGGCAGCGTGCGCGGCAGCAGCAGCGTGGGGACGTGTGCCTCCTGCATGGCCCTGGCCCCGAACAGGCCGATGCTCAGCGCGCGGAGGTCGTCGACGGCATCGGTGGGCGCGAGCAGGAGGTCCGCCCCGCATCGCAGCGCGGCCGAGTCGAAGGCCTCCGCCCGGCCCGTGCGTCCCTCCAGGAGGGATTCGATCCGCGGCGTCTCGGCGATGCCCAGGGCACGCGAGAGCGTCTGGAGCTCGCCGGCCCGGTCCGGCGACGCTTCCGAGGTGAGGGCGATGAGCTCGACGGGCCGCGCGTACCCCGTGAGGAAGGCCGCCACCGAGCCCAGCCCCCTGCCATCCGGGGCCACCGTGATGCCGATCCGGTTGCCGGGCGCCTGGGTCTCCGGACAGTGTGCGCCTACCGAGAGCACGTGCATGCGCTCGCGGATCGCGAGCGCCAGGATGACGCCCACGCGAGCACGTGGCGATGTGCCGAGCAGCGGACCGACAATCACCAGGTCGGAGCCGAGCCGCGTCGCCGTCTGGATGAACGCCCCGATGTCGAGGTGTGTCTCGAGCTGGTGGCTGACGCCGGCCCGCACGGGCCAGTCGCGGGTGGCGTCCTGGAGGTGGGCGAGGACGGTGAGGCTGGGCGGCGGGTGCGTCTCGAGCTCGCTGCGCTCGGGAGCGAGGCCATACAGGTGGATGCTCTCGGGCGCTGGGGCGAGATGCCGCGCCGCGGTGAGCACCGGGGCCGGGGCCGAACCGGCGTCGAAGAGGAGCAGCAGGCGTTGGAACATGGCGAGCAGTTTTCACCCGGAGTCGTTGGCGTGCATACTTCACATCCCCACCCATCGCGTGATGACGCGGAAGGAGCCCCCCATGAAGAGCGTTTCGAGCTTCGTCGTTCCCCTGGCCGCCAGCTTCCTGCTGGCCTGTGGTGCCGGTACCGAGCCGGTCGCGGATGAGTCCGAGGCCCTCGTCTCCACCCCTTCCCCCGAGCAGTCCGGCCAGGTCTCGGCCCAGGCCTGCACGACGCTCTACCGTCCCCGGTACAGCTCCTATTGGGAATCGTTCCCCATCCAGGTCGATGGGCAGGTGGGGGGCTGCGAGACGAACGATGATTGTACCGTGAGCTGCTGGGGCGAGCAGAACAACAACGCGATCCACTCCGGCTTCTTCTACTGCACCTACTGCTATTGACGGCCCATCGCCGTTCTCCGGCTCGGACGGACCCGGACTCCGGGTCTGTACCCTCCGTGCATGGAGTCGCACGGTAGGAGCGGGGGAGGATGGGGAGGCAACTCTCGCACCCCTCCTCGCGACAATTCCGTAACGCTTTTCCCCCGAGCCTTTCGCCGGACCGGAGTCCCCCATGAGCACCATCGAGCGCGGTCGCAGCCTCCTCCAGTCCGTGCGCACGGGTACGCAGAACGCCGTCGACAAGGCGCAGCAGACCGTGAGCCAGGCGGCCAACACCGTGGTCCAGGGCGGCCAGAAGGTGGGCCAGTTCGTCGACGGCTTCGAGAGCAAGGCCGTGGACAAGGCGAAGGCGCTGGGAGGCCTCTTCGGTGGCTCCAAGCCGGACCGCGCGTATGACGGGCACCTGGTGGGCGCTGGCGGCCAGACGTTCCCGCCCGGCACGCCGCTGAGCCAGGTTCCGGGTGTCACCCCGCGCGACAATCCCAACCCCACCCAGACGTTCCTCTACGTCAACGGCATCGGCAACACGAAGGACCAGCAGTTCGGCAGCCTGCAGAAGATCGCCGACACCACGGGCGCCAAGGTGGTGGGCCTGCACAACGCCACCGAGGGCATGGTGGCCGACCTGGCCCAGTGCGTGAAGGACAAGCTCGACAAGGGCACCAACCCGGCGGTGGACTCGCTGGCGGACACCGTCTACTCGGAGCTGAAGGCGGGGCGCTCGGTGCACCTGTTCGCTCACAGCCAGGGTGGCCTCGTCACCAGCCGGGCCCTCAATGACGTGGCCAACCGGCTGCGCATCGAGGACGGGCTCTCCAAGGAGGCCACCGAGAAGCTGCTGGGCAAGGTGGACGTGGAGACCTTCGGCGCCGCCGCCGGTCACTACCCGGACGGCCCCAACTACGTGCACTACGTGAACAACAAGGACCTGGTGCCCACGCTCTTCGGCCAGGGCAACGGCAAGGGCCTGGACGAGTTCTTCCGCGATGCCGGCAAGGGCGCGGTGGTGCACCGCTTCGACTACGGCCAGGGCATCAGCGGCACCCACCGGCTGGACCAGGCCTACCTTCCCCAGCGCGTGCCTTTCGAGCAGGCTCGCCAGGGCAAGTTCAACTGACGGAGAGCTTCGCGATGCTCCAATGGATTCTCTCGGCGGTGGGCCTCGTGGCGCCGCCGCCCCCCAGTGGTGCCGCCCTCACGCGCGAGTCGGCGAAGGAGCTGGTGGCCTGGTACGTGCGCTCCGAGGGGGCCGTGCTGAGCCCGGGCCTCAACGAGCAGGGCTTCGGTGGCATCGCCATCG
This is a stretch of genomic DNA from Archangium violaceum. It encodes these proteins:
- a CDS encoding phospholipase D-like domain-containing protein gives rise to the protein MFQRLLLLFDAGSAPAPVLTAARHLAPAPESIHLYGLAPERSELETHPPPSLTVLAHLQDATRDWPVRAGVSHQLETHLDIGAFIQTATRLGSDLVIVGPLLGTSPRARVGVILALAIRERMHVLSVGAHCPETQAPGNRIGITVAPDGRGLGSVAAFLTGYARPVELIALTSEASPDRAGELQTLSRALGIAETPRIESLLEGRTGRAEAFDSAALRCGADLLLAPTDAVDDLRALSIGLFGARAMQEAHVPTLLLPRTLPASSLIEERYAVSDSLVLPGLEPRFAVEGVGFLSNVSVPEPGELRVFEGGAPLGAARHQGGTAALPSSWFSHVRGERALAFAFTGDAARDLAPCHVVAPERPLLLLDSALDRAPLEAAFSMMGEVAHLVFVRLRDSEPLDMHRERLRRSLPGLGRPLLLDASAWLDDARAEDVPRQVDAQRLLRVATRLVAGGARIIAVVTRDEHKPRSPFIRTLTPDELLLLPGGPVPEPLPVPEEPSPFFRELALAGGGVCLGGHAIDFELDNARARESVIAAIESARSSVHWQCYIVEDDAVTARFTEALKRAASRGVRVRLLADALYSGYGSFGAMNPALVALSETPNIEVRAIAPLTGMPSLAELKQRNHRKVTLIDTERAFISGRNMGAPYYTGFDEVPLRRTSSYREVPWLDCGARLAGPLVPVLESAFLAEWTRAGGQPYPVPSATPVGTLSARLVLHEGLTDTHTLDTQLALIRHARSRLVIVNTFPLLLELRDALVAALQRGVRVEVLFGSVRPHYGQGIHFPGGALREVADWYVRSRLDEVIAAGGVAYEFAMPPAPAWEPELERVFPHVHAKLLVCDTAAVALGSANLDVTAAYWESEAMLVVHDTPFAERMLSALEPLLAGSHRIDREDGQWRADAGHRAWVGRNWPSLIG
- a CDS encoding cellulase family glycosylhydrolase, encoding MKLHLRAIHWVLLSAILFLAGTPLPASALTFSNRGAQVGPRDVSTGQSVSFVIGMQSPEAVSNVTLTFEVRPYTTAGGISPSAVHRQVVTGQNFSAGETKQYTWGYTIPPNLVTGDYLWMTKATNAAGTVIYFEAGRIVDNYTFHVNGVPAQRYRRGINLMDLGNAGGVLPGTYGSTYSKPSLESLRYLKSRGHDVVRIPFIWERIQPVLGQGLNTAYTNLLLQTLRDANTAGLKVIVDMHNYGRYRSGGVTRTFGETGGPTKEQYAYAWRLIASAIKADAAAYSAVYAYDIMNEPHDLAAVEGTLSGAISISSFEAGLDGWVAQSTEGVVREIRNSQGSMKITGPAATGDYKIFGARLYSSTKSTSSANGKTFQAKVFVPTTTPGSVRARMVMSSMDWSTNYFSDEFPITKGIENRVYFNPDPTLWASYKVIGIQFIVDGTDGSAPHVFYVDQVSQGTRTGEIKPARQWELYSQEVVNTLRNTNNDSMLIMVEGYSWSSAEDWPKNHPSKWITDSYNNTLYHAHIYMDVLETPEVPGDGGGKYLSHHDVYLAEARRKGHASVGAYTVARVKPFTDWVAAQGTRGFIGEYGWPSTQMHPNDQGAWEADGEVFLSYLDSIGMGATMWASGSWEKLPACNILNAYELEPVFQPLSQAAVIERHRGNP